The DNA sequence CGGCAACATAACCAAAATTTTTGTTATTGTACCATATCTGTCAATGGCGCAGCGCACTGAAAATAAGATAAGAACAATGAAGTTGTATTTTTCTTATCTGCTATTGCCACAAATTGATTATATTTTGTTAACGTATGTTTTAGCCTTTAAATGCGCTCTTGCAGCAATATCGCAATTTTTATATGGATATTTAAAGGCGTGTGTATTATTTGTAGATAACAGGCTGTGGCGAAGCATTTTAGGCGTTATAATCATGCAACAACGGTAACATGCTCGTGATTGCGTACTTTGCAAAAGCTTGATAATGTTTTGATTATTGATATTTTTTTATAATTTTAGACGCGTTTTGCGTCTCTTTCTCTAAAAAGCCAGGTTGGAAATATGAATACTGTGATGGAAGCGCATTTTAAGAATGATGCACAGAGGCTATCATTCACAAGCTTAAAGAATAATACCACACGGTAGAATAAAAATACACTTTTAATAAAAAAGTGTATTCATTTTTTCTAAACCACATAGTACCACCTGCAACAAATTCGTCTGTAAGTGTTACTCTTTTTGGAGAATTGTTCTTTGATTAGCGTTTTTCTTGTTGATGACCATGAACTGGTGCGGGCAGGGATACGGCGCATTCTTGACGATATCAAAGGCCTCAAGGTTGTTGGGGAGGCGCAATGCGGTGAAGATGCGGTCAGATGGTGCCGTAGCAACAGTGTAGACGTTGTACTGATGGATATGAATATGCCAGGCATTGGCGGTCTTGAGGCAACGCGCAAAATTGTTCGGTTTTCTCCCGAAGTGAAAATCATCATGCTGACTATTCACACCGAGAATCCTTTACCTGCAAAAGTCATGCAAGCTGGTGCAGCGGGTTATCTAAGTAAAGGTGCCACGCCAGAAGAGGTGATTTATGCTATTCGTTCGGTGCATGCAGGGAAGCGCTATATTGCTTCCGATATTGCTCAACAAATGGCATTAAGCCAGTTGGAGCCTCAGACGGAAACTCCGCTGGAGTGCCTTTCCGAGCGTGAGTTGCAAATTATGATGATGATCACCAAAGGGCAGAAAGTGAATGAGATTTCAGATAAACTCAATCTCAGCCCGAAAACGGTCAATAGCTATCGCTATCGGATGTTCAGCAAATTGAACATTAATGGTGATGTTGAGCTCACTCATCTTGCTATTCGCCATGGACTTTTTAATGCGGAGACGTTGATTAGTAGTGACTGAACGTTTTGATGCCCAGGCTTTTTTGAAGACAGTAACCAGTCAGCCTGGGGTTTATCGTATGTATGATGCCGAGAACACGGTTATCTATGTTGGTAAAGCCAAGGATTTAAAAAAACGCCTCTCCAGCTATTTTCGAGCTCAGGTTTCGAGCCGAAAAACCGAGGTGTTGGTAAAAAGTATCCAACAGATAGACGTTACGATCACACATACTGAAACTGAAGCGTTATTACTTGAGCATAATTTCATCAAGCAATATCAGCCGCGCTATAATGTTTTATTGCGCGACGATAAATCCTACCCTTTGATTTTTCTTAGTGCCGATGTTCACCCGCGTTTGTCGATACATCGGGGAGCACGGCACGCTAAAGGTGAGTATTTTGGCCCATTCCCTAACGGCAATGCGGTGCGTGAAACCTTGATGTTATTACAGAGGCTGTTCCCTATACGCCAGTGCGAAAATAGTGTCTACCGCAATCGTTCCCGCCCTTGTTTGCAATATCAAATTGGCCGTTGTCTCGGCCCTTGTGTTAGTGGCCTGGTTAGTGAGGAAATGTATCAGCAACAGGTTGATTATGTAAGACTGTTCCTGTCAGGCAAAGACCAGCAAGTGCTGACCCATTTGGTTGCTGAGATGGAGTTGGCAAGTCGTGAACTACGATTTGAAGAGGCCGCTCGTATTCGAGATCAAATTCAGGCAATACGGCGTGTTACCGAGAAACAGTTTGTTTCTGGTGATGGTGACGATCTCGACGTGATTGGCGTAGCGTTTGATGCGGGTATCGCTTGTGTCCATGTGCTCTTTCTGCGTCAAGGCAATGTGTTAGGGAGCCGTAGCTATTTTCCCAAGGTTCCTGCCGGCACTGAGTTAGCCGAAGTGGTACAAACATTCGTCGGGCAGTTTTACTTACAGGGCAGCACCGCCCGTACTTTGCCCTCTGAT is a window from the Dickeya lacustris genome containing:
- the uvrY gene encoding UvrY/SirA/GacA family response regulator transcription factor, which encodes MISVFLVDDHELVRAGIRRILDDIKGLKVVGEAQCGEDAVRWCRSNSVDVVLMDMNMPGIGGLEATRKIVRFSPEVKIIMLTIHTENPLPAKVMQAGAAGYLSKGATPEEVIYAIRSVHAGKRYIASDIAQQMALSQLEPQTETPLECLSERELQIMMMITKGQKVNEISDKLNLSPKTVNSYRYRMFSKLNINGDVELTHLAIRHGLFNAETLISSD
- the uvrC gene encoding excinuclease ABC subunit UvrC; the protein is MTERFDAQAFLKTVTSQPGVYRMYDAENTVIYVGKAKDLKKRLSSYFRAQVSSRKTEVLVKSIQQIDVTITHTETEALLLEHNFIKQYQPRYNVLLRDDKSYPLIFLSADVHPRLSIHRGARHAKGEYFGPFPNGNAVRETLMLLQRLFPIRQCENSVYRNRSRPCLQYQIGRCLGPCVSGLVSEEMYQQQVDYVRLFLSGKDQQVLTHLVAEMELASRELRFEEAARIRDQIQAIRRVTEKQFVSGDGDDLDVIGVAFDAGIACVHVLFLRQGNVLGSRSYFPKVPAGTELAEVVQTFVGQFYLQGSTARTLPSDILLDFSLPECELLAESLSEQTGRKIHIQSRPRGDRARYLKLARTNAHTALTTKLAQQSTVWQRLTALAAVLGLDKIHRMECFDISHTMGEQTVASCVVFDANGPLRSEYRRYNITGITPGDDYAAMTQVLKRRYGKAIDEGKIPDVIVIDGGKGQLAQAKAVFSSLQVPWDITKPLLLGVAKGSDRKAGLETLFFEATGEGVALPADSPALHVIQHIRDESHNHAISGHRKQRAKVKNTSSLEMIEGVGPKRRQTLLKFMGGLQPLMNASIEEIAGVPGISLALAEKIFHALKH